GGCGATGGCCCAGGAGCGAGCGCGCACCAAGGCATGGATCAGTGCCTTCCATCTGGCCGAAGAACGGAGAGGCTTCGGCATGCCACCCCACAGCACCGAAGCAGCTGACGCGGGGCGCAGCCAGCCTGCTCAACCAGACCGAGCAACCTCTACCCCTGCCCCCGCAGGTAAGTACCCGGCGTCTGCCCCGTGACCCGGCGGAAGGCCACGATGAAGGCGCTCGTCCTCCGGTAGCCGACCTGCCGGGCAACGGCGTCCACGCTCGTGCCCGCAACCAGCAACTGCACGGACGCGCGAATGCGCACCTGAGTACGCCAGTGGGTGAAACTGAGCCCGGTCTCGGTCTGGAACAACCGGGACAGCGTCCGCAGCCCGGTGTGGGTGAAATCGGCCCAGGCGGTCAGCTCTCGGGGGTCGGCGGGGTCGGCGACGAGCTGTTCGGCGATGACGCGAACACGGGGGTCGGTGGGCATCGTCACGTGGATGTCGTGCGGCGGCAGCGGGGTGAGCAGACCGAACATCAGTGCCTCAGCGTGTTTTCGCTGGTCCGGCTCCGGATCCACGGAGTGCAGGAAGGTGATCAGCTCCCGCAGCAGCGTCCCGCCCGAGACGCCGGTGGGCCGGGACCAGGTGATCGGGCACCGGTCCGGATCGACGGTGATCATCGTTCCCTCTCCAGGTCGTAGCAGCGTCCCGCTGTGCTCGATCCCGCCCGGCACCCACAGCCCATGTCCCGGTGGTATCAGCCACTCCCGGTCAGCGGCCGTGATCAGCGCGGTCGCCGTCCAGGTCCACAGCAGCTTCGGTTCCGGGTGCGTATGCATCCCGGTCTGCTGACGCGACCGGGATTCGCCCCGCTCGATGCTGAGGATGGGCGATCCGCCCCGCTCACTCACCCGAATACCCCACTGACAGCACCATTCCGAGGACCGGATGCGCCAGGTACACCGCTCACGCCGGCCTCTGCCGCAGCGCCAGCCCATCGATGATCATGGCCAGCCCGGCTTCGAAGGCCGAGGACTGATCGAAACCTGGGACGTCGGGGGCATCTTCATCCATGACCGCGTCGGCCTGCTCCTCCAGGACGCTGCCGACCGTGAACCGGCTGGCCGCCAGCATGGCCATCTGGGCGTCCTGCTCGGGCATGCCCGATTCGACCAGGAACCACATCTTAACTCGCGCAACGCCTTGGTCAGACAAGCAACAAGATCCTGGTGCTGGACATCTGGCGAAGAGGTCAGGATCAGGCTCCCGTTGAGCAGTTCGGTGCGCCCGAGTTCATGGGGAGTGCCCCACAGATCCTCGATCGTCAACGGCCGACGACGCGCCAGATGCATGAGCCTGGCCAGGTGAAGATCAACGTCGTCCAGCGGTTCCGTGGGTCCAGCGTTCATCTGCCACCGCCTCCACCACGCTCCACTTTCATGTTCGTCACCGACAGCCACGTCATCGTCGTGAGCCTCTCGTTTCGCAACGCAAGATCGGTCAAGCGCCAGCAATCACCGCGCAGGCCCGACACCGTCGAGCAGATTGGCGACCAGGGCCTCGATGAACGCGTGCGTGACCGGTTCGTCGGGGACCAGCAGGCGGTGGTAGACCGCTCCCCACAGCTGATCGACGAGAACCTTCACATCGACGTGCTCGCGGATCTCCCCACGGTCCTGTGCCTCGGCCAGTCGCCGGTACGCCAGTTCCCGGCGTTCCGAGGAGTACCGGGCGCGGATGGCGAGGGAGAGTTCGTGATCGGTCTGCGAGGCTCCGACGAGCTCCAGGTAGGAGCGGCCGACCGGCGACTGCATGACCTGCGCGAACGAGTGCAGTTGCTGGAGCAGGTCGGTGCGCAGATCGGTGTTGTGGTCGAAGGCCAGGGGCTCGGACACCACGTGAAAGTAGGCCTCCAGAGCCAGGGCTCGTGGTGACGGCCAGAGTTTGTACAGGGTCGTCTTGCTGACGCCCGCCGCCTTGGCCACCCGGTCGAAGGTGAGATCGGCGGTTCCCTCGGCCACGATGAGCTCACTGGTCGCCCGCAGCACGTCGGCCTGCACCTCGTCGATGGGCCGGCGGCCGCGCCCGCGCGTGCGCGGCGCGGCCCCCGGTCCCTCGGTCTTCCTGGTCACGTTCCGATCCTCTCCCCAGCTCTACCCGACGAGAGTGTAGGCAGTGCGACGAGGCCGACGTCGACGGATCAACGGGCGACGGTGAGCAGATCGTCCAGGCCGATCCGGGTGAGGAACTCGCCACGCACCCGGTCCGCCACGTCGCTCACCTCCTGCGGCCCGTCGTCCACCGGGTCGATGTGCACCCGGAACGGCCTGGATCCGTTGGGCAGGGCCACGATTCGCCGGATCTCGTCCGACACCATCGAGGCCTGGGCATCGGGCGGGGAGAGCTCGGCGAGCTTGAGCCCCACCTGGTCCATCAGCCCGGCGTACCGCGTCTCATAGGCATCGGCGACGACCTCGTCGGCGGGCCGGCCGCTGTGCGAGAAGTGGTTGGTGCCCTGGGTGAACGATCCGGGGACGACGATGGACGTCTCCACTCCCCACCGGGCGAGTTCCCCGGCGTAGCTCACGGCCAGCGAGTCCATGCCGGCCTTGGCCGCGAAATAGGGCGCCAGGTAAGGCGGGGTGCCGCCCTTGACACTCGTGCTGGACACCCACAGCACCAGCCCTTCGCCCAGCTCCCGCATGGACGGCAGCACCGCCCGGTTCACCCGCTGGGTGAACAGCACGTTCACGTCGTACAGCTCGGCGAACTGCTCGGGCGTGAACGCCTCGGCCGGGCCGACCACCATGTGCCCGGCGTTGTGGATCAGCACGTCGATCCACCTCGTCAAGAATGTGGGACGCCGCTGCCGTCACCGATTCGTCGGAGACGACGTCGAGCTCGACAGTCCGCAGATCCACTCCGTTGCGCGCCGAGTAGGCCGCGGCGGCCTCGACCCGCTCCGCGTTACGGCCCCGCGTGTTGCAGCGCCACGCCTCCCAGGACCGAGCCGACCAGGGCGGCGCATGCCCGGTCGATGTCGGCCCGAATCCACACGACGATGCGCCTTCCCACGAAAGCCCTCATGACTGAAGCTTTCCGAGCATGTCACTGATCCGCTGCCGGGCACCCGCGTCGCCGCTCTCGTAGCGGGAGGCCTGACGCAACAAGGCGACGGCCTGCACCGGCTCACGGTCCTGGATGATCTCGGCCAGAGCGATACGGGCCTGCACGCCCCGGCGGTCGAAGCGCCGGCGATGTGCTTGCAGCCAGGCGAAGTCGGCATTGGGCTGGTCAGCCAGTTTCCCGACGTGCAGCGCAACCGCTGTGCGCA
The Kineosporia corallincola DNA segment above includes these coding regions:
- a CDS encoding AraC family transcriptional regulator, which produces MSERGGSPILSIERGESRSRQQTGMHTHPEPKLLWTWTATALITAADREWLIPPGHGLWVPGGIEHSGTLLRPGEGTMITVDPDRCPITWSRPTGVSGGTLLRELITFLHSVDPEPDQRKHAEALMFGLLTPLPPHDIHVTMPTDPRVRVIAEQLVADPADPRELTAWADFTHTGLRTLSRLFQTETGLSFTHWRTQVRIRASVQLLVAGTSVDAVARQVGYRRTSAFIVAFRRVTGQTPGTYLRGQG
- a CDS encoding TetR/AcrR family transcriptional regulator — protein: MTRKTEGPGAAPRTRGRGRRPIDEVQADVLRATSELIVAEGTADLTFDRVAKAAGVSKTTLYKLWPSPRALALEAYFHVVSEPLAFDHNTDLRTDLLQQLHSFAQVMQSPVGRSYLELVGASQTDHELSLAIRARYSSERRELAYRRLAEAQDRGEIREHVDVKVLVDQLWGAVYHRLLVPDEPVTHAFIEALVANLLDGVGPAR